The following coding sequences are from one Rutidosis leptorrhynchoides isolate AG116_Rl617_1_P2 chromosome 11, CSIRO_AGI_Rlap_v1, whole genome shotgun sequence window:
- the LOC139876211 gene encoding uncharacterized protein, giving the protein MEFIIVLNEHNTEYEHCNSALTPTAIVNCISNIEHLNETNFTSWKDQIKISLSITDLDYALRFNQLAPLTDESTVEQKRTYYIWESSNCMSLMIMKNSISPAIRGVIPNSENAKEFLKFVEEQFKGSSKSHASTLILKMLTMKYDDVSGVREHIMMMNDMASKLKGMDMEISKGFLVHFNWTSLPSQFGPFKINYNTQKEKWKMSKLIAMCVQEEERLKIEKPNVAHLTTAKNTRKKVFKSNKGSQWEKGSSAKQFH; this is encoded by the coding sequence ATGGAATTTATTATAGTCCTTAATGAGCATAATACTGAGTATGAGCATTGTAATTCAGCTTTGACACCCACTGCTATTGTAAACTGTATTTCTAACATAGAACACTTGAATGAGACTAATTTTACATCGTGGAAAGATCAAATTAAGATTTCTCTCAGCATAACTGATTTGGACTATGCTTTAAGATTTAATCAACTCGCACCTCTTACCGACGAAAGTACGGTTGAACAAAAGAGGACTTATTATATATGGGAAAGTTCAAATTGCATGTCCCTAATGATAATGAAGAATTCTATATCACCCGCTATTCGAGGAGTCATTCCTAACTCCGAAAATGCTAAGGAATTCTTAAAATTTGTCGAAGAACAATTCAAGGGCTCGTCTAAGTCACATGCGAGTACCCTTATTCTTAAGATGCTTACTATGAAGTATGATGATGTTAGTGGAGTACGTGAGCATATCATGATGATGAATGACATGGCCTCAAAACTAAAGGGCATGGACATGGAAATATCTAAAGGTTTTCTCGTTCATTTCAATTGGACATCCCTTCCATCTCAGTTTGGTCCTTTTAAGATCAACTATAACACTCAAAAGGAGAAATGGAAAATGAGCAAGCTGATTGCCATGTGTGTTCAAGAAGAGGAAAGGTTGAAAATTGAAAAACCCAATGTTGCTCACCTCACCACCGCTAAGAATACTCGCAAGAAAGTTTTCAAAAGTAACAAAGGTTCACAATGGGAGAAAGGAAGTTCCGCAAAACAATTTCATTAA